One segment of Anatilimnocola aggregata DNA contains the following:
- a CDS encoding nuclear transport factor 2 family protein, producing the protein MTIIRPPFTLETATAKVRAAEDAWNSRDPQRVSMAYSEDSEWRNRDRFLRGRDQIREFLTTKWDRELDYRLTKSLWSFTENRIAVRFQYEYHNVHGQWFRAYGNELWEFDDEGLMLRREASINDLTIQVAERKFHWPAPGPRPADDSGIPTVR; encoded by the coding sequence ATGACGATCATTCGGCCGCCATTTACTTTGGAGACCGCAACGGCCAAGGTCCGAGCCGCAGAAGATGCGTGGAACAGTCGCGATCCGCAGCGAGTGTCGATGGCCTATTCGGAAGATTCGGAGTGGCGCAATCGGGACCGATTTCTGCGTGGTCGCGATCAGATTCGAGAGTTTCTGACAACCAAATGGGACCGAGAACTCGACTACCGCCTTACCAAGTCATTGTGGAGTTTCACAGAGAATCGAATCGCCGTCCGGTTTCAGTACGAATACCACAATGTCCACGGTCAGTGGTTTCGGGCTTATGGTAATGAACTGTGGGAGTTTGACGATGAGGGGCTGATGCTGCGTCGAGAGGCGAGCATCAACGACCTGACGATCCAAGTCGCCGAACGCAAGTTTCACTGGCCCGCTCCGGGGCCACGACCTGCGGACGACTCGGGGATTCCCACCGTTCGATGA
- a CDS encoding pyridoxamine 5'-phosphate oxidase family protein — protein MRQFSSDIAFTPAVKGIQSEKGSRSGYARMETGGSWETTVTPELEAFLADLDMFYLGTANAEGQPYIQYRGGTPGFLKKVDEKTLGFADFGGNRQYITLGNLSENPKAFIFLMDYVRSRRIKLWGKARVVEDDPALLNRLRDSTYPGKVERAILFEIEAWDVNCPQHIHKRFSQKQVAPIIEQLQAKIAELEMKLTTLESVREGNTPGRT, from the coding sequence ATGCGACAATTTTCCAGCGATATCGCTTTTACTCCTGCGGTGAAGGGGATTCAGTCCGAAAAAGGATCTCGCTCCGGCTACGCCCGCATGGAAACAGGAGGGAGTTGGGAAACGACAGTGACCCCAGAACTCGAAGCGTTTTTGGCCGATCTGGATATGTTTTACCTGGGTACGGCGAACGCTGAGGGGCAGCCATATATCCAGTACCGAGGCGGTACCCCCGGCTTTCTCAAAAAGGTCGACGAGAAGACTCTTGGCTTCGCCGACTTCGGCGGCAATCGCCAGTACATCACGCTCGGCAATTTATCGGAGAACCCCAAGGCGTTCATCTTCCTAATGGACTACGTCCGCAGCCGACGAATCAAGCTCTGGGGCAAAGCCCGTGTCGTGGAAGACGATCCCGCGCTGCTCAACAGGCTGCGTGACTCAACCTACCCGGGCAAAGTCGAACGGGCCATCCTGTTCGAGATCGAGGCGTGGGATGTGAACTGCCCGCAGCACATCCACAAGCGATTCTCGCAGAAGCAGGTTGCTCCCATTATTGAACAGCTTCAGGCAAAGATCGCAGAACTGGAAATGAAGCTCACAACGCTGGAATCAGTTAGGGAAGGGAATACCCCGGGGCGTACTTGA
- a CDS encoding YHYH protein, whose product MSISRRDVITGAVGATVGAGVLSLIGLTNRAMSVDEAASKMSLRMEGDFRVLESNGLPGHAIGDFPNRHDPVAVRPQSHQLRMPAKPIQNEKPIPINMWWFGVAVNGVPFDPSGPFWNSDVSAGWQFEVLHPANSIALGIDRNNAHTQGGGMYHYHGMPAGLLASLMSLDPSRRMMLVGYAADGFPIYGPESPESPGDLQSPIRRLRSSYRLSDVKRTSGPLGKPDGRFCEDHIYEPGFGDLDECNGRFGCTPEFPDGTYYYVITDSFPFIPRLYRGQPDASFTHGPPPGVSPPIPQELRAYRGA is encoded by the coding sequence ATGAGTATCAGCCGTCGTGATGTGATTACGGGAGCCGTCGGTGCGACAGTTGGCGCTGGAGTACTTTCCCTCATCGGACTTACAAATAGGGCAATGTCCGTTGACGAAGCTGCGTCAAAAATGAGCCTGCGAATGGAAGGAGACTTTCGAGTTCTTGAATCCAACGGTTTACCCGGGCACGCCATCGGTGACTTTCCTAATCGACACGATCCAGTCGCAGTCCGTCCTCAGTCGCATCAGCTGCGTATGCCGGCAAAGCCAATCCAGAACGAAAAGCCGATACCCATCAACATGTGGTGGTTCGGAGTTGCGGTGAATGGCGTCCCCTTCGATCCGTCTGGACCATTCTGGAATAGTGATGTTTCCGCTGGCTGGCAGTTTGAAGTCTTGCATCCGGCGAATTCGATTGCTTTAGGAATCGATCGAAACAATGCACATACACAAGGCGGAGGGATGTACCACTACCACGGAATGCCTGCAGGACTTCTGGCGAGCTTGATGAGTTTAGATCCCTCGCGCCGAATGATGTTGGTTGGATACGCTGCGGATGGATTTCCCATTTACGGACCGGAGTCGCCTGAGTCTCCGGGCGATCTGCAAAGCCCCATTCGCCGGCTACGATCGAGTTATCGACTCTCGGATGTCAAGCGAACCAGCGGGCCACTTGGAAAACCGGACGGACGATTCTGCGAAGACCACATCTACGAACCAGGATTCGGCGACCTGGACGAATGCAACGGACGGTTTGGATGCACGCCGGAGTTTCCTGACGGAACGTATTATTACGTTATCACGGACAGTTTTCCGTTCATTCCGCGACTTTACCGCGGCCAGCCTGACGCGAGCTTTACACACGGCCCGCCCCCGGGTGTGTCGCCGCCGATTCCGCAGGAATTACGAGCATATCGCGGTGCCTAG
- a CDS encoding sigma-70 family RNA polymerase sigma factor, with protein MLDEDQQIRFTQLWTDAQPTVSQFVVSLVRDPWAARDIVQETSLALLRKFAEYDESKPFLPWALGVAKFEILGHRRDAARDRMICDSVFLDQYTQAWADVAPRISNEAEALRHCVGELAGRPRTIIKMRYAEGETSETIAEKLNITADNVRTILKRTRDVLRQCVERHVGLQGESA; from the coding sequence ATGCTCGATGAAGACCAACAAATTCGATTCACGCAACTTTGGACTGACGCTCAGCCGACGGTCAGTCAGTTCGTCGTGTCGCTGGTCAGAGATCCCTGGGCAGCCCGCGACATCGTGCAAGAGACATCGCTGGCCCTGCTGCGGAAGTTTGCCGAGTACGACGAGTCGAAACCGTTTCTTCCATGGGCGCTGGGAGTGGCGAAGTTTGAGATTTTGGGGCATCGCCGAGACGCGGCACGGGATCGGATGATCTGCGACTCGGTGTTTCTGGATCAATACACACAAGCCTGGGCGGACGTTGCGCCTCGCATCAGCAATGAGGCGGAAGCGCTGCGGCACTGTGTTGGCGAGCTGGCAGGGCGACCGCGAACGATCATTAAGATGCGATACGCCGAAGGTGAGACTTCTGAAACGATTGCCGAAAAATTGAACATCACGGCGGATAACGTGCGAACCATCCTGAAGCGGACGCGTGATGTGCTCCGGCAGTGCGTCGAGAGACACGTCGGCCTGCAAGGAGAATCAGCTTGA
- a CDS encoding FecR domain-containing protein: protein MSQPDDKLPADGAPFDRLMEQWLESSLDAGQQAELSNWLKDHPEQMQRFVEANVREQMLCDAARGLLLSDQVHELTPSLNKPLRWSTKRIVVVAASVAACLIFALFLLQKSERGGPAIEPSVIEPFASVAAIDQTDSVLRNGDRLGNKTIEIQRGLIRLQFDDGVEVTLQGPARYELISPGKTRLHSGLLTATVPPGAEGFQVSTPTAEVVDLGTAFGIEIDSEGIPVVSVFDGKVEVTPADSGAGRLVQEGEAVRVTQRHEIQAAKFDADVFEKVWPVASGVSGSTGAFRFAPHWPRPMGLVQSNTDIFVLPEGYARILSEPIRVNVTSPGKVRFAADLTTADIPSGKRVKSFLLQFRPLDQRDEAGPPQLQPNPNELKRIVGEITFNRPVLGLIVVGDDLRASDGLFSKRGGQFPQKGRALELSGTPRDDTITLSDDRRTVKLDLAAFGIFGDHVRVIVDQSLEN from the coding sequence TTGAGCCAGCCAGATGACAAACTGCCGGCTGACGGAGCACCGTTCGATCGGCTGATGGAACAGTGGCTCGAGAGTTCGCTCGACGCGGGCCAGCAAGCCGAACTTTCAAATTGGCTGAAAGATCATCCGGAACAGATGCAGCGATTTGTCGAAGCCAATGTTCGTGAACAGATGCTGTGTGATGCCGCTCGCGGACTGCTTCTCTCGGACCAGGTTCACGAACTCACTCCGAGTTTGAACAAGCCACTGCGTTGGTCGACCAAGCGAATCGTGGTGGTTGCGGCCAGTGTTGCAGCCTGTTTGATATTCGCACTGTTTCTGTTGCAGAAGAGCGAACGAGGTGGACCGGCGATCGAACCCTCTGTGATCGAACCCTTTGCGTCGGTTGCAGCCATCGATCAGACAGATAGTGTGTTGCGGAATGGCGATCGCCTTGGCAATAAGACCATCGAGATTCAGCGCGGACTCATTCGTCTGCAATTTGATGATGGAGTGGAAGTCACATTGCAGGGGCCGGCCCGTTATGAATTGATCAGCCCGGGAAAAACACGATTGCACTCGGGCTTGCTGACGGCCACGGTTCCGCCCGGCGCGGAGGGCTTTCAAGTCAGCACGCCGACGGCCGAAGTTGTCGATCTCGGCACGGCCTTTGGAATCGAGATTGATTCTGAAGGGATTCCTGTGGTTTCGGTGTTCGACGGAAAAGTTGAGGTTACTCCGGCCGACAGCGGTGCTGGGCGACTGGTTCAGGAAGGTGAAGCGGTTCGCGTGACCCAACGTCATGAAATCCAGGCCGCGAAATTCGATGCCGATGTGTTTGAAAAGGTCTGGCCGGTTGCGTCGGGAGTTTCTGGTTCCACGGGTGCCTTCCGGTTTGCACCACACTGGCCTCGACCGATGGGGCTCGTTCAAAGTAACACGGATATTTTCGTCCTGCCGGAAGGCTACGCACGGATTCTGAGCGAGCCAATCCGCGTGAATGTCACTTCGCCTGGGAAGGTTCGTTTCGCTGCAGACTTGACAACGGCAGATATTCCGTCGGGCAAGCGTGTGAAGTCATTTCTTCTGCAATTCCGACCGCTGGATCAAAGGGACGAAGCGGGCCCGCCACAGTTGCAACCCAACCCCAATGAACTGAAACGCATCGTCGGCGAAATCACTTTCAATCGCCCTGTGTTGGGTCTGATTGTTGTCGGCGATGACCTGCGCGCAAGTGATGGGCTTTTCTCTAAACGTGGCGGGCAGTTTCCGCAGAAGGGGCGAGCACTGGAATTGTCCGGCACGCCGCGCGATGACACGATCACGCTGAGTGACGATCGTCGCACCGTGAAGCTTGATCTGGCAGCGTTTGGAATCTTTGGCGATCACGTTCGTGTGATCGTTGACCAGTCGTTGGAGAATTGA
- a CDS encoding PSD1 and planctomycete cytochrome C domain-containing protein, translating to MISSDALGQEKISPEQLQFFEAKIRPVLVDKCYSCHSAKAGDVKGGLLLDSREGIRRGGDSGAAVVPGNLQASLLISAIRYANDDLKMPPKDDGGKLPDSVIGDFETWVRMGAPDPRDGASKVVTRYDTSQARKWWSLQRLESVTGPSTTIATQFAKWPQSDIDRFVAAQWERTKLSPVADAEPLVLLRRLRFDLTGLPPSDQECEDFLNRWSSSGDRESLLKETVDRLLDSREYAERWGRHWLDVARYAESSGKDANLVYPHAWRYRDYVIDSFDKDKPFDQFVREQIAGDLLPAKMDSQRAEQLIATAFLAIGEIPINERNPKQFAVDLADDQIAAVAQAFLGQTVACARCHDHRFDPISQRDYTALAGIFLSTETKYGTPGAVGGRNRAGLVDLPAQAGLPVVASGLNAAEIQQKQQKLERLQQQQRSARAQRANGGKPTDGLSDFDVVRISTQVSQLEFELSFVNEDGSAKALAMGVSDRPNSAPQARRPGPGRPMPGGRPSGAGPARPMPPDGPRQPGGPKQQPGEPMAGSPAGRRMQSSGFEAIADSPLFLRGSIENVGEAVPRGVPGLLGTGTDLLIRQGSGRLELANALVSAENTLTSRVIVNRVWHWLFGRGLVESVDNFGTTGAQPTHPELLDYLAARFVRNGWSIKQLIREITLSRVYRLSSNYDETCFAADPDNTMLWRHNSRRLEAEEIRDGIMTASGRLNRQPQPGSLIGRAGDGPIGGERFQAVTLQQIEGANNNFRSIYLPATRSLTPAVLFAFDPPDTSATDGARDATNVPSQALFMLNSDFVAEQSQALADIVLKAYPAATPLASFKERLRFVFRRILNRDPSETESMAAETLVKATGNSRAAWTSVVRGLFGSAEFRFLD from the coding sequence ATGATATCCAGTGACGCACTGGGACAGGAGAAGATCTCTCCAGAGCAGTTGCAGTTCTTTGAAGCGAAGATTCGCCCTGTGCTGGTCGACAAGTGCTACTCGTGTCACTCGGCAAAAGCGGGTGACGTTAAGGGAGGTCTGCTGCTGGACAGTCGCGAGGGGATTCGGCGCGGCGGGGATTCGGGGGCGGCTGTGGTACCGGGAAATCTGCAGGCCAGTCTGCTGATCTCCGCGATCCGATATGCGAACGACGATTTGAAGATGCCCCCTAAGGACGACGGCGGAAAACTTCCCGACAGCGTCATTGGCGACTTTGAGACCTGGGTGCGCATGGGTGCCCCCGATCCTCGCGACGGAGCATCGAAAGTCGTGACGCGATACGACACGTCGCAGGCGCGAAAATGGTGGTCTCTCCAGCGGCTTGAGTCTGTCACGGGGCCATCTACGACAATCGCGACACAATTTGCCAAGTGGCCGCAGTCAGACATTGATCGCTTTGTCGCAGCGCAGTGGGAACGAACCAAACTTTCGCCGGTGGCAGATGCTGAGCCGCTGGTTCTCTTGCGCCGACTGCGGTTTGATCTGACCGGGCTTCCTCCGAGCGATCAGGAGTGCGAAGACTTTTTGAATCGATGGTCATCGTCGGGTGATCGCGAGTCCCTGCTGAAAGAGACGGTTGATCGCTTGCTGGACTCGCGTGAATACGCGGAACGCTGGGGACGTCATTGGCTGGATGTCGCGCGCTACGCGGAGTCGTCGGGAAAAGATGCGAACCTTGTTTATCCGCATGCCTGGCGTTACCGCGATTACGTGATTGATTCGTTCGACAAAGACAAACCGTTCGACCAGTTCGTGCGCGAACAGATCGCTGGAGATTTGCTGCCTGCAAAGATGGATTCGCAGCGTGCAGAACAATTGATTGCCACTGCCTTTCTGGCGATTGGCGAGATCCCAATCAACGAGCGAAATCCGAAACAATTTGCCGTCGACCTGGCCGACGATCAGATTGCGGCGGTTGCGCAGGCGTTTCTCGGGCAGACCGTTGCCTGTGCGCGATGTCACGACCATCGGTTCGATCCCATTTCTCAACGCGACTACACTGCGCTGGCAGGCATCTTTCTCTCGACAGAAACCAAGTATGGAACGCCCGGCGCGGTGGGTGGGCGCAATCGTGCGGGATTGGTCGACCTACCAGCCCAAGCAGGTTTGCCGGTGGTCGCGAGTGGACTCAATGCCGCCGAAATCCAACAGAAGCAGCAGAAACTAGAGCGACTCCAGCAACAACAACGTTCTGCACGGGCTCAACGCGCGAATGGTGGCAAGCCCACCGATGGACTCTCCGACTTCGACGTGGTTCGGATCAGTACTCAAGTGTCGCAACTGGAATTCGAATTGAGTTTCGTCAACGAGGATGGATCGGCAAAAGCTTTGGCGATGGGCGTCAGCGACCGACCCAACTCAGCGCCGCAAGCTCGTCGACCTGGCCCGGGTCGTCCGATGCCAGGTGGTCGGCCCAGTGGTGCTGGCCCAGCAAGGCCAATGCCGCCGGACGGTCCACGACAACCCGGCGGTCCGAAGCAGCAACCGGGCGAGCCAATGGCGGGAAGTCCGGCTGGACGACGCATGCAATCCAGCGGCTTTGAGGCCATCGCCGATAGTCCGTTGTTCCTCCGCGGCAGCATCGAGAATGTGGGCGAAGCTGTTCCGCGAGGTGTTCCGGGGCTGCTCGGTACAGGAACAGATCTTCTGATTCGCCAGGGCAGCGGTCGGCTCGAATTGGCCAATGCACTTGTGTCGGCAGAGAACACGCTGACTTCGCGAGTGATCGTGAACCGAGTATGGCACTGGCTGTTCGGACGCGGGCTTGTCGAGAGCGTTGATAACTTTGGGACCACCGGCGCTCAGCCAACTCATCCGGAGTTGCTGGACTATCTGGCGGCTCGATTTGTCCGCAATGGATGGTCCATCAAACAGCTGATCCGCGAGATTACTCTCAGCCGCGTCTATCGCCTGTCATCCAACTACGACGAGACATGCTTCGCGGCCGATCCCGACAATACCATGTTGTGGCGACACAATTCGCGACGGCTGGAAGCGGAAGAAATCCGCGATGGCATTATGACGGCCTCGGGACGGCTTAATCGACAGCCTCAGCCAGGTTCGCTCATCGGTCGAGCTGGCGATGGACCCATCGGTGGCGAGCGTTTTCAAGCGGTGACTCTGCAACAGATCGAAGGCGCGAACAACAACTTCCGCTCCATCTACCTGCCGGCAACTCGCAGCCTGACGCCGGCAGTGCTGTTTGCGTTTGACCCGCCCGACACTTCGGCCACCGATGGAGCGCGCGACGCCACGAATGTGCCGTCGCAGGCGCTGTTCATGTTGAACAGCGATTTCGTGGCGGAGCAATCGCAGGCTCTGGCGGATATTGTGCTGAAGGCATACCCAGCGGCAACTCCTCTGGCTTCGTTCAAAGAAAGACTGCGGTTCGTATTCCGCCGAATCCTCAATCGCGATCCTTCCGAGACCGAATCGATGGCCGCTGAGACTCTGGTGAAGGCAACTGGTAACTCCCGCGCGGCGTGGACCAGCGTCGTTCGCGGATTGTTCGGATCGGCGGAGTTCCGTTTCCTTGATTGA
- a CDS encoding DUF1501 domain-containing protein — MNDSKTCSRVSTLFTRRDVLQTTGCGFGWLAFSALAGTQASLDAQTADNGSPLAPKKTPLKPRAKRVIFLCMSGAPSHVDLLDYKPQLNRDSGKPGPRPGSKWLGSKWKFSQHGQSGLWMSELLPQLAKHADRMCVVSSMQTDQPAHPQAFIKLHTGTAQFVRPSLGAWTLYGLGTENQNLPGFVSLTPPSGFGGATNYGSSFLPAVYQGTRVGQSDRPIRYASVPNLTAKRTDVDQRKELDFIQSLNREKLNRDSFNPAVDGVIQSYELAFRMQREMPEVLNLSRETEATQQAYGIGSEQCDDMGRKCLLARRMVEAGVRFVEITHGNWDHHFNLNAKLKQSCDEVDQPIAALLADLAQRDLLRDTLVVWTGEFGRTPYAEGQEGRDHNTKAFSMWMAGGGVKPGIAYGRSDDYGYEAVENPVQIADLHATMLAILGLDHKSLTHRHAGRDFRLTDVKGNVISDIMA, encoded by the coding sequence ATGAATGATTCGAAAACCTGTTCGAGAGTCAGCACGCTCTTCACACGGCGCGATGTGCTTCAGACGACCGGGTGCGGTTTTGGTTGGCTGGCGTTTTCCGCCCTGGCTGGCACGCAGGCATCACTTGACGCACAAACGGCAGACAACGGATCGCCTCTGGCTCCGAAGAAAACTCCGCTGAAACCCCGAGCCAAACGAGTGATCTTTCTCTGCATGAGCGGCGCTCCGTCTCACGTGGACCTGCTGGACTACAAACCTCAACTGAATCGTGACTCCGGAAAGCCGGGGCCTCGTCCCGGATCGAAGTGGCTGGGGTCTAAATGGAAGTTTTCTCAGCACGGGCAGAGTGGCTTGTGGATGTCGGAGTTGCTTCCGCAGCTGGCAAAACATGCCGATCGAATGTGTGTGGTTTCATCTATGCAAACCGACCAGCCGGCGCACCCTCAAGCCTTCATCAAGTTGCATACGGGAACTGCCCAGTTTGTTCGACCTTCCCTCGGTGCATGGACCTTGTATGGGCTGGGAACCGAAAACCAGAATCTACCGGGATTTGTCAGTTTGACGCCTCCGAGCGGCTTTGGTGGAGCGACGAACTATGGCAGTTCGTTTCTACCAGCCGTCTATCAGGGAACGCGTGTTGGGCAAAGTGATCGCCCAATTCGATACGCAAGCGTTCCGAATCTGACCGCCAAACGTACCGATGTCGATCAGCGAAAGGAATTGGATTTCATTCAGTCGCTCAACCGCGAAAAGTTGAACCGCGACTCATTCAATCCAGCCGTGGATGGCGTGATTCAATCCTACGAACTGGCGTTCCGCATGCAGCGAGAAATGCCGGAGGTACTGAATCTGTCTCGTGAAACGGAAGCGACTCAGCAGGCTTATGGCATTGGTTCAGAGCAGTGCGACGATATGGGGCGCAAATGCTTGCTCGCGCGGCGCATGGTCGAAGCAGGCGTGCGCTTTGTCGAGATCACTCATGGCAACTGGGATCATCATTTCAATCTCAACGCCAAACTCAAGCAGAGTTGTGATGAGGTCGATCAACCGATCGCCGCGCTACTGGCCGATCTGGCCCAACGAGACCTTTTAAGAGACACGTTGGTTGTCTGGACTGGCGAGTTCGGTCGCACGCCATACGCCGAAGGTCAGGAAGGTCGCGATCACAATACAAAAGCCTTTTCGATGTGGATGGCGGGCGGCGGCGTGAAGCCCGGCATCGCTTACGGACGGAGCGATGACTACGGCTACGAAGCCGTTGAGAACCCGGTCCAGATCGCAGACCTCCACGCCACCATGCTGGCCATTCTGGGCCTGGACCACAAATCGCTCACCCACCGCCACGCTGGCCGCGATTTCCGACTCACCGATGTAAAGGGTAATGTCATCAGCGACATCATGGCGTGA
- a CDS encoding heparan-alpha-glucosaminide N-acetyltransferase domain-containing protein: MRFPSIDILRTFAIFVMVLVHFGENLSGFTSPFTGFGAPLFAFLSGVSYLLWVQGQTARGTSEEDISKVSIRRGLFVIGIGFAFNILVWLPEDTFNWDVLTFVGTALILLNGFRRLPLPITVLAAVMALLVSPILRGQADYAAYWENGYFECDLTLSDVLIGFLCTGYFPIFPWIAFSLSGYVAAATLFAETDSDEPLPSLWPLVLLGAAFIATSQLARLSRPYLPELLANNYLGGWTMFPPTIEYVLGTLGMTLMLLGLTHRFIDHNPRALRWHGLLNIAKTFSRYSFTIYILHHVVHLWPLWIYGSANGFDPTYFWMTALPITTSILLAILFLACCYGILRRLGPDRTYGIESWMRWLCD; encoded by the coding sequence ATGCGATTTCCTTCGATAGATATCCTTCGTACCTTCGCCATCTTTGTGATGGTGCTGGTACACTTTGGCGAGAACCTCTCCGGCTTCACGTCGCCATTCACCGGTTTTGGAGCGCCGCTCTTCGCATTCCTCAGTGGCGTTAGTTATCTCCTTTGGGTGCAAGGGCAGACAGCCCGCGGCACGAGTGAAGAAGATATCTCCAAGGTCTCCATCCGCCGTGGCCTGTTTGTGATCGGCATCGGCTTCGCGTTCAACATTCTCGTGTGGCTACCCGAAGATACCTTCAACTGGGATGTCCTCACGTTTGTGGGAACCGCTCTGATCCTGCTCAATGGTTTTCGCCGCCTGCCGCTGCCGATCACCGTGCTGGCCGCGGTGATGGCGCTGCTGGTGAGTCCCATCTTACGCGGGCAAGCCGATTATGCCGCCTATTGGGAAAACGGTTACTTCGAATGCGACCTCACATTGTCCGATGTGCTGATCGGCTTCTTGTGTACCGGCTACTTTCCCATCTTCCCTTGGATCGCCTTTTCGCTCAGCGGATATGTCGCCGCCGCCACGCTGTTCGCCGAGACCGACAGCGACGAACCGCTCCCCTCCCTTTGGCCGCTTGTTCTGTTAGGGGCCGCGTTTATCGCGACATCGCAGCTCGCGCGCCTGTCACGACCTTACTTGCCGGAGCTACTCGCCAACAACTACTTGGGAGGCTGGACCATGTTTCCGCCCACGATTGAATATGTGCTCGGAACATTGGGTATGACCCTGATGCTGCTGGGACTCACGCACCGCTTTATCGATCACAACCCACGGGCTTTACGCTGGCATGGCTTGCTTAACATCGCCAAGACGTTCAGTCGTTATTCATTCACCATCTACATCTTGCATCATGTGGTTCATTTGTGGCCCCTCTGGATTTACGGCTCGGCCAATGGCTTCGATCCGACCTACTTTTGGATGACAGCGTTGCCGATCACGACGTCGATCCTGCTGGCAATCCTGTTTCTCGCCTGCTGCTATGGCATCCTGCGACGACTCGGCCCTGATCGAACCTACGGCATTGAATCCTGGATGCGTTGGCTCTGTGATTGA
- a CDS encoding flavin monoamine oxidase family protein: MHVPRIGIVGGGPGGLMTAYMLQKFANRPLVVTLFEASPRLGGKILTPQFDRLPIRYEAGAAEFYDYSQFDDDPLKELIMELGLPIRPMGGPSVVMNGQILENWDDIREQLGSSAYQSLVQFDRRAKDRMTPQEFYHSDNPEGTTELVEEKRFDALLTTVAEPTARGYIEKMIHSDLATEPAQTSIGYGLQNYLMNDPAYMHLYGIEGGNERLVQELAARIDAVIRLQSPVQSVERVGRRLRIASTHQGVPSEDEFDFVVIALPHNRLNTVAYRGEALEAALRSHHAHYDFPAHYLRITILFEQPFWRNSCTDSYWMLDKFGGCCLYDESSRDPNITHGVLGWLLAGQAAEEMSDSSDEELLAQALDSLPSFLESGRHSMLEGRVHRWIGAVNAIPGGLQVQNLDRRHQPEPLDHPNLFVVGDYLFDSTLNGVLDSAQYVASWLAARLTSYSESDT; the protein is encoded by the coding sequence ATGCATGTTCCAAGAATCGGTATTGTGGGAGGTGGGCCAGGCGGCCTGATGACTGCCTACATGCTGCAAAAGTTTGCGAACCGTCCATTGGTAGTGACCCTTTTTGAAGCGAGTCCGCGCTTGGGAGGGAAAATCCTAACTCCGCAGTTCGACAGACTTCCCATTCGCTATGAAGCAGGAGCTGCGGAATTCTACGACTATTCCCAGTTTGATGACGATCCGCTGAAAGAGCTGATCATGGAATTGGGGCTCCCCATTCGCCCTATGGGTGGCCCATCTGTCGTGATGAATGGCCAGATTCTGGAGAACTGGGATGACATTCGGGAGCAACTGGGCTCGTCAGCCTATCAGTCGCTTGTACAGTTCGATCGGCGTGCGAAAGACCGTATGACGCCGCAAGAGTTTTATCATTCCGACAACCCTGAGGGAACGACGGAGCTTGTAGAGGAGAAACGCTTCGATGCCCTGCTGACAACCGTCGCTGAACCAACTGCTCGGGGCTACATCGAGAAGATGATCCATAGCGACTTAGCGACCGAGCCGGCGCAGACCAGTATCGGCTACGGCCTGCAAAATTACTTGATGAACGATCCGGCGTACATGCACCTGTATGGCATCGAAGGGGGCAACGAACGGTTGGTCCAGGAATTGGCGGCCAGAATCGACGCCGTTATCCGGCTGCAATCACCGGTTCAATCGGTGGAACGAGTCGGGCGTCGGCTGCGCATCGCTTCCACTCACCAAGGCGTGCCAAGTGAAGACGAATTCGATTTCGTCGTGATCGCGCTCCCGCACAACCGTCTCAACACGGTTGCTTATCGTGGCGAGGCGCTGGAGGCAGCTCTGCGTTCCCATCACGCGCACTATGATTTCCCCGCGCATTATCTGCGAATCACCATTTTGTTCGAGCAACCGTTTTGGCGCAATTCCTGTACCGACTCCTATTGGATGCTCGACAAATTTGGGGGGTGTTGTTTGTACGACGAGTCTTCGCGTGACCCCAACATCACCCACGGCGTGCTGGGGTGGCTGTTGGCCGGTCAAGCGGCTGAAGAAATGAGTGACAGCAGCGACGAGGAATTGCTGGCACAAGCGCTCGATTCTCTCCCATCCTTCCTGGAGTCTGGCCGGCACTCGATGTTGGAAGGGCGGGTGCATCGTTGGATCGGCGCGGTCAACGCCATTCCCGGCGGATTGCAGGTCCAAAACCTGGATCGCCGACACCAGCCTGAACCACTCGACCATCCCAATTTGTTTGTAGTGGGGGACTATCTGTTTGATTCAACTTTGAATGGCGTGCTCGATTCTGCGCAGTATGTAGCATCGTGGTTGGCAGCACGGTTGACGAGTTATTCCGAAAGTGACACATGA